A genome region from Populus alba chromosome 5, ASM523922v2, whole genome shotgun sequence includes the following:
- the LOC118029248 gene encoding uncharacterized protein: protein MGCGGSKVDNLPLVTLCRERKEEIKAASDHRYAFAAAHVAYFHSLREVGGAIRRFVDEGLVIASSSTSPASPVLTLPPREGKSRHKSKDSSASTSLSHSVDSKSKDDEVEDSHLHLSSGSDTESNSSGHIQFHDTPEEEEEAVREVPPTSYNNNFTDYQQPQGNWGFPNYSGDNPYYNQYPYPYSHENSYSNTFYMKRSATPAKKVVYEDPSVNGSSSYYGGGYFGYPMRGSPARQPSPEKPPPVPPSPPKVSTWDYFNVFDAYDNGGSGGYPGYYPNARYGYGSSTSSPDSKEVREREGIPDLEDEAEQEAVKEVHKEKKKASEDMDLNGRMKFNEEMKRNYGEGTSKSGHIASSSESLESIKGKGIKSSMSPDTIQSPDSIVSKSPGEGTVRKKGVTFEVEDASNVTMDVESSKHSSVATYTTTFSAHGTRDLQEVVKEISDEFETAYDYGKEVALMLEVSKLPYQHQRRSTLLKVILSRILYLGSSHPPARPSARISSRTMKLAKAYAAEPGNDFDPRHRNLSSTLQEIYAWEKKLYKEVKDEERLRVMYEKQCKRLKILDDRGAESSKIDATQASVRKLLTKINVCIRAVDAISSKIHRLRDEELEPQITKLIHGLIRMWKSMHKCHQKQFQAIMESKVRSLKAQRDSGLKATVELEMELINWCTCFNNWINTQKSYVGSLNRWLLRCLHQEPEETPDGIAPFSPSRIGAPPIFVIFNDWYQAMDRVSEEGVENAMLGFASSLHQLWERQGEEQRQRIKAEYLTKDFEKRLKTLRMEKERIEHEHDASLDKSTSKVPSESGISPLDDLKVDLDSLRKKLEEERARHKEAAKLVHDAASSSLQAGLVPIFEALGNFTSEFLKAHEEIRLQDAGRP, encoded by the exons ATGGGCTGTGGAGGATCTAAGGTGGACAATTTACCACTAGTAACTCTCTGCAGAGAGCGCAAAGAAGAAATCAAAGCTGCTTCCGACCACCGCTACGCTTTCGCTGCTGCACACGTGGCTTATTTCCATTCACTCAGGGAAGTTGGCGGCGCGATTCGCCGATTTGTCGATGAAGGGCTCGTGATCGCCTCTTCCTCTACTTCTCCTGCCTCTCCCGTACTAACATTACCGCCTCGCGAAGGAAAATCCAGGCACAAATCGAAGGATTCCTCTGCTTCAACCTCACTTTCGCACTCTGTAGACAGCAAAAGTAAAGACGACGAGGTTGAAGATTCGCATTTGCATTTGTCTTCCGGGTCGGATACCGAATCGAACTCATCGGGTCATATTCAATTTCATGACACCcctgaagaggaagaagaagccgTAAGAGAGGTGCCTCCAACCtcttacaataataattttactgaTTATCAACAACCTCAAGGAAATTGGGGCTTTCCTAATTATTCAGGAGATAACCCGTACTATAACCAGTACCCGTATCCATACTCGCATGAGAATTCGTATTCTAATACGTTTTATATGAAAAGGTCAGCTACCCCGGCAAAAAAGGTGGTATATGAGGACCCGTCTGTAAATGGGTCTTCGAGTTATTATGGAGGTGGGTATTTTGGGTACCCGATGAGGGGATCGCCCGCAAGACAGCCATCTCCCGAAAAGCCACCACCGGTGCCACCATCGCCACCGAAAGTGTCGACATGGGATTATTTCAACGTGTTTGATGCATACGATAATGGTGGGAGTGGTGGGTATCCGGGTTATTATCCCAATGCGAGATACGGGTATGGGTCGAGTACCAGTAGCCCGGATTCAAAGGAGGTGAGGGAGAGAGAAGGGATACCTGATTTAGAAGATGAAGCGGAGCAAGAAGCGGTGAAAGAGGTTcataaagagaagaagaaagcgaGTGAAGACATGGATTTGAATGGGAGAATGAAATTTAATgaggaaatgaaaaggaattACGGAGAGGGTACTTCAAAATCTGGGCATATTGCAAGTAGTAGTGAGAGTTTAGAGTCAATTAAGGGTAAAGGAATAAAGAGCAGTATGAGTCCGGATACAATTCAGAGTCCTGATAGCATTGTATCGAAGAGTCCCGGGGAGGGGACTGTGAGGAAAAAGGGGGTCActtttgaggttgaagatgcaTCTAATGTAACAATGGATGTTGAATCTTCAAAGCATAGTAGTGTTGCTACTTATACCACTACATTTTCGGCTCATGGCACAAGGGATCTTCAAGAGGTGGTCAAGGAAATCAGCGATGAGTTTGAGACTGCTTATGATTATGGGAAAGAGGTTGCATTAATGCTTGAGGTGAGCAAGTTGCCTTACCAACATCAGCGAAGAAGTACCCTGCTTAAAG TGATTCTTTCCAGGATCCTGTATTTGGGGTCTTCCCACCCTCCTGCAAGGCCATCAGCACGCATTTCTTCTAGGACAATGAAATTGGCCAAAGCTTATGCTGCCGAACCTGGAAATGACTTTGACCCAAGGCACAGAAACCTTTCATCTACTCTACAGGAAATTTATGCTTGGGAGAAGAAACTATACAAGGAAGTGAAG GATGAAGAGCGGCTACGGGTCATGTATGAAAAGCAGTGCAAAAGGTTAAAAATATTGGATGACCGTGGAGCTGAGTCTAGTAAAATTGATGCTACACAGGCTTCAGTAAGAAAATTGCTGACAAAAATCAATGTTTGTATCCGAGCTGTTGATGCTATATCTAGTAAGATACACAGGTTGAGGGATGAAGAATTGGAGCCACAGATCACTAAATTGATTCATGG ATTGATAAGGATGTGGAAGTCCATGCACAAATGTCACCAGAAGCAGTTCCAAGCTATCATGGAAAGCAAAGTTCGCTCTCTTAAGGCACAGAGAGATTCTGGTTTGAAAGCCACAGTTGAACTTGAAATGGAGCTTATCAATTGGTGCACCTGCTTTAACAACTGGATTAACACCCAAAAATCTTATGTTGGGTCATTAAATAGGTGGCTTTTAAGGTGTCTTCACCAGGAACCTGAAGAAACCCCTGATGGGATTGCTCCATTTTCCCCAAGTAGGATTGGTGCTCCgcctatttttgtaattttcaatgaTTGGTACCAGGCAATGGATAGGGTTTCTGAGGAGGGAGTTGAGAATGCGATGCTTGGTTTTGCTTCAAGTTTGCATCAGTTGTGGGAACGGCAAGGTGAGGAGCAACGACAGAGGATCAAAGCAGAGTACCTTACAAAGGATTTTGAGAAACGGCTTAAAACCCTACGTATGGAGAAGGAAAGGATCGAGCACGAGCATGATGCATCATTAGATAAAAGTACGTCAAAGGTTCCTTCAGAAAGTGGAATCTCACCGCTAGATGATCTGAAGGTGGATTTGGATTCATTGAGGAAGAAATTGGAAGAAGAGAGAGCAAGGCACAAGGAAGCGGCCAAATTAGTTCATGATGCAGCTTCTAGTAGTTTACAAGCAGGTTTGGTCCCAATTTTTGAGGCTTTGGGCAACTTCACttcagaatttttgaaagcTCATGAAGAAATTAGGCTTCAAGATGCTGGACGCCCATAG